One Cicer arietinum cultivar CDC Frontier isolate Library 1 chromosome 8, Cicar.CDCFrontier_v2.0, whole genome shotgun sequence DNA segment encodes these proteins:
- the LOC101502227 gene encoding potassium transporter 4, translating to MEHQTTPSSSHNPSQLSWINLSRNLLLAYQSFGVVYGDLSTSPLYVYTSTFKGKFKNHHDEETIFGVFSLIFWTLTLIPLLKYVFIILSADDNGEGGTFALYSLLCRHAKFNLLPNQQAADEELSSYKYGPSSPQMVASSPLKMFLEKHKRSRTALLVVVLFGASMVIGDGVLSPAISVLASVSGLKVTKTKFNDGELVLLACVILVGLFALQHCGTHRVAFMFAPIVIIWLLSIFLVGIYNTIHWNPKIVYAISPQYIIKFFIKTGAEGWISLGGILLCITGSEAMFADLGHFTASSIRIAFAFVIYPCLVMQYMGQAAFLSKNLKSVHNSFYDSLPGPVFWPVFVIATMAAIVGSQATITATFSIVKQCHELGCFPRVKVVHTSKHIFGQIYIPEINWILMVLTLAVTIGFQDTTLIGNAYGLACVTVMFVTTFLMALVIIFVWQKSVPIATIFLLFFWVIESVYISAAFLKVHQGGWVPLVLSFFFLVVMYVWHYGIRRKYKYDLHNKVSLTWLLGLGPSLGIVRVPGIGLIYSELATGIPVVFTHFVTNLPAFHKVVVFVCVKSAPVPYVSPEERFLIGRACPRPYRMYRCIVRYGYKDIKKDDGDFENHLIQNIMEFIQMEAVEPQLSSSETSSFDGRMAVIGTRSLESTASLIFSDQEDVSGIDESIPSSRSVTLRLLQSSFDDENPQVRRRRVRFQVPNNPGLDHAVREELLDLIQAKEAGVTYIMGYSSIKAMKSSSYLKKLVIDIGYSFLRKNCRGPAVALNIPHISLIEVGMIYYV from the exons ATGGAACACCAAACTACACCTTCGTCTTCTCACAATCCCTCTCAG TTGTCATGGATTAACTTGTCGAGGAATTTATTGTTAGCATATCAAAGCTTTGGTGTAGTATATGGAGATCTAAGCACATCACCTCTCTATGTTTATACAAGCACATTTAAAGGAAAGTTTAAGAACCACCATGATGAAGAAACTATCTTTGGtgttttttcattgattttctGGACGCTTACGTTAATACCTTTGCTTAAATATGTATTCATCATATTGAGTGCTGATGATAATGGTGAAG GTGGGACATTTGCTCTATATTCACTGCTCTGTAGGCATGCCAAATTTAATTTGCTCCCCAATCAACAGGCAGCTGATGAAGAGCTGTCGTCCTACAAATATGGTCCGTCGTCACCACAGATGGTTGCCTCGTCACCGCTCAAGATGTTTTTGGAGAAGCACAAAAGGTCAAGAACAGCTCTGCTTGTTGTTGTACTATTTGGTGCTTCCATGGTCATAGGTGATGGTGTACTTTCTCCAGCTATTTCAG TTCTGGCATCAGTATCAGGATTAAAAGTTACAAAAACGAAATTCAATGACG GTGAACTTGTCCTGCTAGCATGTGTCATACTGGTTGGCTTGTTTGCTCTCCAACATTGTGGAACACACAGAGTTGCATTTATGTTCGCACCAATTGTAATCATCTGGCTTCTATCGATTTTTTTGGTTGGCATCTATAATACAATACACTGGAATCCGAAAATAGTCTATGCTATCTCCCCACAATATATTATCAAGTTCTTCATCAAGACTGGTGCAGAGGGTTGGATTTCTCTTGGAGGGATACTTCTCTGTATCACTG GATCAGAAGCTATGTTTGCAGATCTTGGTCATTTTACTGCTTCGTCAATAAGG ATTGCATTTGCTTTTGTTATATACCCATGTTTGGTAATGCAATATATGGGACAAGCAGCTTTTTTGTCTAAAAACCTTAAGTCTGTTCATAACAGTTTTTATGACTCACTACCTG GACCTGTATTTTGGCCGGTATTTGTTATTGCTACAATGGCAGCCATTGTTGGAAGTCAAGCTACTATCACTGCGACTTTCTCCATCGTCAAGCAGTGTCATGAACTTGGTTGCTTTCCCCGTGTCAAAGTTGTTCACACCTCAAAACACATATTCGGACAGATCTACATCCCAGAAATAAACTGGATACTTATGGTCCTGACACTTGCTGTAACCATTGGATTTCAGGACACAACCTTAATTGGAAATGCTTACG GACTTGCTTGTGTGACGGTAATGTTTGTAACTACATTTCTAATGGCACTAGTCATAATCTTTGTCTGGCAGAAAAGCGTCCCGATTGCTACGATATTCCTTTTGTTCTTTTGGGTGATAGAAAGTGTGTATATTTCAGCAGCATTCCTAAAAGTGCACCAAGGAGGATGGGTTCCTCTTGTCTTGTCCTTCTTCTTTTTGGTTGTTATGTATGTATGGCATTACGGTATTCGTCGGAAGTACAAATATGATCTACACAACAAAGTTTCATTGACATGGTTACTAGGTTTAGGGCCTAGTCTCGGAATTGTACGTGTCCCAGGGATAGGTCTCATCTACTCGGAACTTGCCACAGGAATACCTGTGGTATTTACTCACTTCGTAACTAACCTCCCTGCATTTCACAAGGTGGTTGTTTTTGTTTGTGTAAAATCGGCTCCCGTTCCATATGTCTCACCTGAAGAGCGTTTCCTGATCGGTCGAGCTTGTCCTAGACCATATCGAATGTATAGGTGCATTGTTCGATATGGGTACAAGGACATTAAAAAGGATGATGGGGACTTTGAGAACCATCTCATACAAAATATAATGGAGTTTATCCAGATGGAGGCAGTGGAACCACAACTCTCGAGTTCCGAAACTTCTTCTTTCGATGGGAGGATGGCTGTTATAGGTACCAGAAGCTTAGAATCAACTGCAAGCTTGATATTTTCTGATCAAGAAGATGTCAGTGGTATCGACGAAAGCATCCCTAGTAGCAGATCTGTAACCCTGCGACTTTTGCAATCTAGTTTCGACGATGAAAACCCACAAGTCAGAAGGCGTCGAGTAAGATTTCAAGTGCCTAACAATCCTGGGTTGGATCACGCCGTTAGAGAAGAGCTTTTAGATTTAATCCAAGCCAAGGAGGCTGGAGTTACGTATATAATGGGATATTCGTCTATAAAGGCGATGAAATCATCGTCATATTTGAAAAAGCTTGTGATTGATATTGGATACTCATTTCTTCGGAAGAATTGCAGGGGTCCAGCTGTAGCTCTCAACATTCCTCACATCAGTCTTATTGAAGTTGGAATGATATATTATGTCTAG